The Canis aureus isolate CA01 chromosome 11, VMU_Caureus_v.1.0, whole genome shotgun sequence genome has a segment encoding these proteins:
- the ANKRD52 gene encoding serine/threonine-protein phosphatase 6 regulatory ankyrin repeat subunit C isoform X1, giving the protein MGILSITDQPPLVQAIFSRDVEEVRSLLSQKENINVLDQERRTPLHAAAYVGDVPILQLLLMSGANVNAKDTLWLTPLHRAAASRNEKVLGLLLAHSADVNARDKLWQTPLHVAAANRATKCAEALAPLLSSLNVADRSGRSALHHAVHSGHLETVNLLLNKGASLNVCDKKERQPLHWAAFLGHLEVLKLLVARGADLGCKDRKGYGLLHTAAASGQIEVVKYLLRMGAEIDEPNAFGNTALHIACYLGQDAVAIELVNAGANVNQPNDKGFTPLHVAAVSTNGALCLELLVNNGADVNYQSKEGKSPLHMAAIHGRFTRSQILIQNGSEIDCADKFGNTPLHVAARYGHELLISTLMTNGADTARRGIHDMFPLHLAVLFGFSDCCRKLLSSGQLYSIVSSLSNEHVLSAGFDINTPDNLGRTCLHAAASGGNVECLNLLLSSGADLRRRDKFGRTPLHYAAANGSYQCAVTLVTAGAGVNEADCKGCSPLHYAAASDTYRRAEPHSSSSHDAEEDEPLKESRRKEAFFCLEFLLDNGADPSLRDRQGYTAVHYAAAYGNRQNLELLLEMSFNCLEDVESTIPVSPLHLAAYNGHCEALKTLAETLVNLDVRDHKGRTALFLATERGSTECVEVLTAHGASALIKERKRKWTPLHAAAASGHTDSLHLLIDSGERADITDVMDAYGQTPLMLAIMNGHVDCVHLLLEKGSTADAADLRGRTALHRGAVTGCEDCLAALLDHDAFVLCRDFKGRTPIHLASACGHTAVLRTLLQAALSTDPLDAGVDYSGYSPMHWASYTGHEDCLELLLEHSPFSYLEGNPFTPLHCAVINNQDSTTEMLLGALGAKIVNSRDAKGRTPLHAAAFADNISGLRMLLQHQAEVNATDHTGRTALMTAAENGQTAAVEFLLYRGKADLTVLDENKNTALHLACSKGHEKCALMILAETQDLGLINATNSALQMPLHIAARNGLASVVQALLSRGATVLAVDEEGHTPALACAPNKDVADCLALILSTMKPFPPKDAVSPFSFSLLKNCGIAAAKTVGGCGALPHGASCPYSQERHGAIGLDGCYSE; this is encoded by the exons ATGGGGATCCTCAGCATCACGGACCAG CCGCCCCTGGTCCAGGCCATCTTTAGCCGCGATGTGGAGGAAGTGCGTTCCCTGCTCTCGCAGAAGGAGAACATCAACGTGCTG GACCAAGAGAGGCGGACCCCATTGCATGCTGCTGCCTACGTAGGCGATGTCCCCATCCTCCAGTTGCTACTGATGTCAG GTGCTAATGTCAATGCTAAGGACACACTGTGGCTGACCCCTCTTCATCGTGCTGCTGCTTCCCGAAATGAG AAGGTGCTGGGACTGCTGCTGGCACATTCAGCAGATGTGAACGCCCGGGACAAGCTGTGGCAGACACCATTGCATGTGGCTGCCGCCAACCGGGCCACGAAGTGTGCTGAGGCTCTGGCACCCCTGTTGAGTAGCCTCAACGTGGCCGATAGGAGCGGGCGTAGTGCCCTGCACCATGCAGTGCATAGTGGGCATCTCGAG ACGGTGAACCTGCTCCTGAACAAGGGAGCCAGCCTGAACGTCTGTGACAAAAAGGAGCGGCAGCCTCTGCACTGGGCAGCTTTTTTAG gGCATTTGGAGGTCCTGAAACTGCTGGTGGCACGGGGAGCGGACCTCGGCTGCAAGGACCGCAAGGGCTATGGACTGCTCCACACAGCTGCTGCCAGCGGCCAGATTGAAGTGGTGAAGTACCTGCTCCGGATGGGGGCTGAG ATCGATGAGCCCAACGCTTTTGGAAACACAGCTTTGCACATCGCCTGCTACCTGGGCCAGGATGCTGTGGCCATTGAGCTGGTGAACGCAGGAGCCAATGTCAACCAGCCGAATGACAAGGGCTTCACGCCACTGCATGTGGCTGCAGTCTCCACCAATGGCGCTCTCTGCTTGGAGCTGTTGGTCAATAACGGGGCTGATGTCAACTACCAG AGCAAAGAAGGAAAGAGTCCTCTGCACATGGCTGCCATCCATGGTCGTTTCACCCGCTCCCAGATCCTCATCCAGAATG GCAGCGAGATTGATTGTGCCGACAAATTTGGGAACACCCCACTGCACGTGGCTGCTCGCTACGGACACGAGCTGCTCATCAGCACCCTCATGACCAACGGCGCGGATACTGCCCG GCGCGGCATTCACGACATGTTCCCTCTGCACTTAGCTGTTCTCTTTGGATTCTCTGACTGTTGTCGTAAGCTTCTTTCCTCAG GTCAGCTGTACAGCATTGTGTCTTCACTCAGCAACGAGCACGTGCTTTCAGCCGGGTTTGACATCAATACGCCTGACAACCTTGGCCGCACCTGTCTTCATGCTGCTGCTTCTGGAGG GAATGTTGAATGTCTTAATTTGCTGTTGAGCAGTGGAGCTGACTTGAGGAGAAGAGACAAATTCGGAAG gaccccACTGCACTATGCAGCCGCCAATGGCAGCTACCAGTGTGCAGTCACATTGGTGACGGCTGGCGCAGGTGTCAATGAGGCCGACTGTAAAGGCTGCTCTCCCCTCCATTACGCTGCTGCCTCTGACACCTACAGGAG AGCGGAGCCCCACTCATCTTCCAGCCACGATGCTGAAGAGGACGAGCCACTGAAGGAGTCCCGCAGGAAAGAGGCCTTCTT CTGTCTGGAGTTCTTACTGGATAACGGTGCAGACCCCTCCCTGCGGGACAGGCAGGGCTACACAGCCGTGCACTATGCAGCCGCCTACGGCAACAGACAGAACCTCGAGCTG CTCTTAGAAATGTCCTTTAACTGCCTGGAGGATGTGGAGAGCACCATTCCAGTCAGCCCTTTGCACTTAGCT GCCTACAACGGTCACTGTGAAGCCCTGAAGACACTGGCTGAGACGCTGGTGAACCTGGATGTAAGGGACCACAAAGGCCGGACCGCGCTCTTCCTGGCCACTGAGCGAGGCTCTACTGAGTGTGTGGAGGTGCTTACGGCCCACGGCGCCTCCGCACTCATCAAGGAGCGCAAACGCAAGTGGACGCCCCTGCACGCTGCTG CCGCCTCTGGCCACACTGATTCCCTGCACTTGCTGATCGACAGTGGGGAACGAGCTGACATCACAGATGTCATGGATGCCTATGGACA AACCCCACTGATGCTGGCCATCATGAATGGCCACGTGGATTGTGTCCATCTGCTGCTAGAGAAAGGATCCACAGCTGATGCTGCTGACCTCCGGGGCCGCACCGCCCTCCACCGTGGG GCAGTGACTGGCTGTGAGGACTGCCTGGCTGCCCTGCTGGACCACGACGCATTTGTGCTGTGCCGAGACTTCAAGGGCCGCACCCCCATTCACCTGGCCTCAGCCTGTGGCCACACTGCAGTGCTGCGGACCCTGCTGCAGGCTGCTCTTTCCACAGACCCCCTGGATGCTGGCGTGGATTACAGTGGATACTCGCCCATGCACTGGGCCTCCTACACTG GACATGAAGATTGTCTGGAGTTGTTACTTGAACACAGCCCGTTTTCATACCTGGAGGGAAACCCCTTCACTCCTTTGCACTGTGCAGT AATTAATAACCAGGACAGCACCACAGAGATGCTGCTGGGAGCTCTGGGTGCCAAGATTGTGAACAGCCGAGATGCCAAAGGACG GACCCCTCTTCACGCCGCTGCCTTCGCGGACAATATATCTGGGCTCCGGATGCTACTGCAGCATCAAGCCGAGGTGAACGCCACTGACCACACTGGCCGCACTGCGCTCATGACGGCGGCCGAGAACGGCCAGACCGCTGCTGTGG AATTTCTGCTGTATCGAGGGAAGGCAGACCTTACTGTGCTGGATGAGAACAAGAACACTGCCCTCCACTTGGCTTGTAGCAAG GGCCATGAGAAATGTGCCCTCATGATCCTGGCAGAAACCCAAGACCTTGGCCTTATCAATGCTACCAACAGTGCGCTGCAGAT gCCACTCCACATTGCTGCCCGGAACGGTCTAGCTTCTGTGGTACAGGCCCTCCTGAGTCGTGGGGCCACAGTGCTGGCTGTGGATGAAGAAG GTCACACCCCAGCGCTGGCCTGCGCCCCCAACAAAGATGTGGCCGACTGCCTGGCCTTGATCCTCTCCACCATGAAGCCTTTCCCACCCAAGGACGCTGTCAGTCCTTTCAGCTTCAGCCTGCTCAAGAACTGCGGCATCGCAGCAGCCAAGACGGTGGGTGGCTGCGGCGCCCTGCCCCATGGGGCCTCTTGCCCCTACAGCCAGGAGCGGCACGGCGCCATCGGGTTAGACGGCTGCTACTCGGAGTAG
- the ANKRD52 gene encoding serine/threonine-protein phosphatase 6 regulatory ankyrin repeat subunit C isoform X3, with protein sequence MGILSITDQPPLVQAIFSRDVEEVRSLLSQKENINVLDQERRTPLHAAAYVGDVPILQLLLMSGANVNAKDTLWLTPLHRAAASRNEKVLGLLLAHSADVNARDKLWQTPLHVAAANRATKCAEALAPLLSSLNVADRSGRSALHHAVHSGHLETVNLLLNKGASLNVCDKKERQPLHWAAFLGHLEVLKLLVARGADLGCKDRKGYGLLHTAAASGQIEVVKYLLRMGAEIDEPNAFGNTALHIACYLGQDAVAIELVNAGANVNQPNDKGFTPLHVAAVSTNGALCLELLVNNGADVNYQSKEGKSPLHMAAIHGRFTRSQILIQNGSEIDCADKFGNTPLHVAARYGHELLISTLMTNGADTARRGIHDMFPLHLAVLFGFSDCCRKLLSSGQLYSIVSSLSNEHVLSAGFDINTPDNLGRTCLHAAASGGNVECLNLLLSSGADLRRRDKFGRTPLHYAAANGSYQCAVTLVTAGAGVNEADCKGCSPLHYAAASDTYRRAEPHSSSSHDAEEDEPLKESRRKEAFFCLEFLLDNGADPSLRDRQGYTAVHYAAAYGNRQNLELLLEMSFNCLEDVESTIPVSPLHLAAYNGHCEALKTLAETLVNLDVRDHKGRTALFLATERGSTECVEVLTAHGASALIKERKRKWTPLHAAAASGHTDSLHLLIDSGERADITDVMDAYGQTPLMLAIMNGHVDCVHLLLEKGSTADAADLRGRTALHRGAVTGCEDCLAALLDHDAFVLCRDFKGRTPIHLASACGHTAVLRTLLQAALSTDPLDAGVDYSGYSPMHWASYTGHEDCLELLLEHSPFSYLEGNPFTPLHCAVINNQDSTTEMLLGALGAKIVNSRDAKGRTPLHAAAFADNISGLRMLLQHQAEVNATDHTGRTALMTAAENGQTAAVEFLLYRGKADLTVLDENKNTALHLACSKGHEKCALMILAETQDLGLINATNSALQMPLHIAARNGLASVVQALLSRGATVLAVDEEGHTPALACAPNKDVADCLALILSTMKPFPPKDAVSPFSFSLLKNCGIAAAKTPCHMSDQPWLECLL encoded by the exons ATGGGGATCCTCAGCATCACGGACCAG CCGCCCCTGGTCCAGGCCATCTTTAGCCGCGATGTGGAGGAAGTGCGTTCCCTGCTCTCGCAGAAGGAGAACATCAACGTGCTG GACCAAGAGAGGCGGACCCCATTGCATGCTGCTGCCTACGTAGGCGATGTCCCCATCCTCCAGTTGCTACTGATGTCAG GTGCTAATGTCAATGCTAAGGACACACTGTGGCTGACCCCTCTTCATCGTGCTGCTGCTTCCCGAAATGAG AAGGTGCTGGGACTGCTGCTGGCACATTCAGCAGATGTGAACGCCCGGGACAAGCTGTGGCAGACACCATTGCATGTGGCTGCCGCCAACCGGGCCACGAAGTGTGCTGAGGCTCTGGCACCCCTGTTGAGTAGCCTCAACGTGGCCGATAGGAGCGGGCGTAGTGCCCTGCACCATGCAGTGCATAGTGGGCATCTCGAG ACGGTGAACCTGCTCCTGAACAAGGGAGCCAGCCTGAACGTCTGTGACAAAAAGGAGCGGCAGCCTCTGCACTGGGCAGCTTTTTTAG gGCATTTGGAGGTCCTGAAACTGCTGGTGGCACGGGGAGCGGACCTCGGCTGCAAGGACCGCAAGGGCTATGGACTGCTCCACACAGCTGCTGCCAGCGGCCAGATTGAAGTGGTGAAGTACCTGCTCCGGATGGGGGCTGAG ATCGATGAGCCCAACGCTTTTGGAAACACAGCTTTGCACATCGCCTGCTACCTGGGCCAGGATGCTGTGGCCATTGAGCTGGTGAACGCAGGAGCCAATGTCAACCAGCCGAATGACAAGGGCTTCACGCCACTGCATGTGGCTGCAGTCTCCACCAATGGCGCTCTCTGCTTGGAGCTGTTGGTCAATAACGGGGCTGATGTCAACTACCAG AGCAAAGAAGGAAAGAGTCCTCTGCACATGGCTGCCATCCATGGTCGTTTCACCCGCTCCCAGATCCTCATCCAGAATG GCAGCGAGATTGATTGTGCCGACAAATTTGGGAACACCCCACTGCACGTGGCTGCTCGCTACGGACACGAGCTGCTCATCAGCACCCTCATGACCAACGGCGCGGATACTGCCCG GCGCGGCATTCACGACATGTTCCCTCTGCACTTAGCTGTTCTCTTTGGATTCTCTGACTGTTGTCGTAAGCTTCTTTCCTCAG GTCAGCTGTACAGCATTGTGTCTTCACTCAGCAACGAGCACGTGCTTTCAGCCGGGTTTGACATCAATACGCCTGACAACCTTGGCCGCACCTGTCTTCATGCTGCTGCTTCTGGAGG GAATGTTGAATGTCTTAATTTGCTGTTGAGCAGTGGAGCTGACTTGAGGAGAAGAGACAAATTCGGAAG gaccccACTGCACTATGCAGCCGCCAATGGCAGCTACCAGTGTGCAGTCACATTGGTGACGGCTGGCGCAGGTGTCAATGAGGCCGACTGTAAAGGCTGCTCTCCCCTCCATTACGCTGCTGCCTCTGACACCTACAGGAG AGCGGAGCCCCACTCATCTTCCAGCCACGATGCTGAAGAGGACGAGCCACTGAAGGAGTCCCGCAGGAAAGAGGCCTTCTT CTGTCTGGAGTTCTTACTGGATAACGGTGCAGACCCCTCCCTGCGGGACAGGCAGGGCTACACAGCCGTGCACTATGCAGCCGCCTACGGCAACAGACAGAACCTCGAGCTG CTCTTAGAAATGTCCTTTAACTGCCTGGAGGATGTGGAGAGCACCATTCCAGTCAGCCCTTTGCACTTAGCT GCCTACAACGGTCACTGTGAAGCCCTGAAGACACTGGCTGAGACGCTGGTGAACCTGGATGTAAGGGACCACAAAGGCCGGACCGCGCTCTTCCTGGCCACTGAGCGAGGCTCTACTGAGTGTGTGGAGGTGCTTACGGCCCACGGCGCCTCCGCACTCATCAAGGAGCGCAAACGCAAGTGGACGCCCCTGCACGCTGCTG CCGCCTCTGGCCACACTGATTCCCTGCACTTGCTGATCGACAGTGGGGAACGAGCTGACATCACAGATGTCATGGATGCCTATGGACA AACCCCACTGATGCTGGCCATCATGAATGGCCACGTGGATTGTGTCCATCTGCTGCTAGAGAAAGGATCCACAGCTGATGCTGCTGACCTCCGGGGCCGCACCGCCCTCCACCGTGGG GCAGTGACTGGCTGTGAGGACTGCCTGGCTGCCCTGCTGGACCACGACGCATTTGTGCTGTGCCGAGACTTCAAGGGCCGCACCCCCATTCACCTGGCCTCAGCCTGTGGCCACACTGCAGTGCTGCGGACCCTGCTGCAGGCTGCTCTTTCCACAGACCCCCTGGATGCTGGCGTGGATTACAGTGGATACTCGCCCATGCACTGGGCCTCCTACACTG GACATGAAGATTGTCTGGAGTTGTTACTTGAACACAGCCCGTTTTCATACCTGGAGGGAAACCCCTTCACTCCTTTGCACTGTGCAGT AATTAATAACCAGGACAGCACCACAGAGATGCTGCTGGGAGCTCTGGGTGCCAAGATTGTGAACAGCCGAGATGCCAAAGGACG GACCCCTCTTCACGCCGCTGCCTTCGCGGACAATATATCTGGGCTCCGGATGCTACTGCAGCATCAAGCCGAGGTGAACGCCACTGACCACACTGGCCGCACTGCGCTCATGACGGCGGCCGAGAACGGCCAGACCGCTGCTGTGG AATTTCTGCTGTATCGAGGGAAGGCAGACCTTACTGTGCTGGATGAGAACAAGAACACTGCCCTCCACTTGGCTTGTAGCAAG GGCCATGAGAAATGTGCCCTCATGATCCTGGCAGAAACCCAAGACCTTGGCCTTATCAATGCTACCAACAGTGCGCTGCAGAT gCCACTCCACATTGCTGCCCGGAACGGTCTAGCTTCTGTGGTACAGGCCCTCCTGAGTCGTGGGGCCACAGTGCTGGCTGTGGATGAAGAAG GTCACACCCCAGCGCTGGCCTGCGCCCCCAACAAAGATGTGGCCGACTGCCTGGCCTTGATCCTCTCCACCATGAAGCCTTTCCCACCCAAGGACGCTGTCAGTCCTTTCAGCTTCAGCCTGCTCAAGAACTGCGGCATCGCAGCAGCCAAGACG CCCTGTCACATGTCCGACCAGCCTTGGCTTGAATGCCTCCTGTGA
- the ANKRD52 gene encoding serine/threonine-protein phosphatase 6 regulatory ankyrin repeat subunit C isoform X2 — translation MGILSITDQPPLVQAIFSRDVEEVRSLLSQKENINVLDQERRTPLHAAAYVGDVPILQLLLMSGANVNAKDTLWLTPLHRAAASRNEKVLGLLLAHSADVNARDKLWQTPLHVAAANRATKCAEALAPLLSSLNVADRSGRSALHHAVHSGHLETVNLLLNKGASLNVCDKKERQPLHWAAFLGHLEVLKLLVARGADLGCKDRKGYGLLHTAAASGQIEVIDEPNAFGNTALHIACYLGQDAVAIELVNAGANVNQPNDKGFTPLHVAAVSTNGALCLELLVNNGADVNYQSKEGKSPLHMAAIHGRFTRSQILIQNGSEIDCADKFGNTPLHVAARYGHELLISTLMTNGADTARRGIHDMFPLHLAVLFGFSDCCRKLLSSGQLYSIVSSLSNEHVLSAGFDINTPDNLGRTCLHAAASGGNVECLNLLLSSGADLRRRDKFGRTPLHYAAANGSYQCAVTLVTAGAGVNEADCKGCSPLHYAAASDTYRRAEPHSSSSHDAEEDEPLKESRRKEAFFCLEFLLDNGADPSLRDRQGYTAVHYAAAYGNRQNLELLLEMSFNCLEDVESTIPVSPLHLAAYNGHCEALKTLAETLVNLDVRDHKGRTALFLATERGSTECVEVLTAHGASALIKERKRKWTPLHAAAASGHTDSLHLLIDSGERADITDVMDAYGQTPLMLAIMNGHVDCVHLLLEKGSTADAADLRGRTALHRGAVTGCEDCLAALLDHDAFVLCRDFKGRTPIHLASACGHTAVLRTLLQAALSTDPLDAGVDYSGYSPMHWASYTGHEDCLELLLEHSPFSYLEGNPFTPLHCAVINNQDSTTEMLLGALGAKIVNSRDAKGRTPLHAAAFADNISGLRMLLQHQAEVNATDHTGRTALMTAAENGQTAAVEFLLYRGKADLTVLDENKNTALHLACSKGHEKCALMILAETQDLGLINATNSALQMPLHIAARNGLASVVQALLSRGATVLAVDEEGHTPALACAPNKDVADCLALILSTMKPFPPKDAVSPFSFSLLKNCGIAAAKTVGGCGALPHGASCPYSQERHGAIGLDGCYSE, via the exons ATGGGGATCCTCAGCATCACGGACCAG CCGCCCCTGGTCCAGGCCATCTTTAGCCGCGATGTGGAGGAAGTGCGTTCCCTGCTCTCGCAGAAGGAGAACATCAACGTGCTG GACCAAGAGAGGCGGACCCCATTGCATGCTGCTGCCTACGTAGGCGATGTCCCCATCCTCCAGTTGCTACTGATGTCAG GTGCTAATGTCAATGCTAAGGACACACTGTGGCTGACCCCTCTTCATCGTGCTGCTGCTTCCCGAAATGAG AAGGTGCTGGGACTGCTGCTGGCACATTCAGCAGATGTGAACGCCCGGGACAAGCTGTGGCAGACACCATTGCATGTGGCTGCCGCCAACCGGGCCACGAAGTGTGCTGAGGCTCTGGCACCCCTGTTGAGTAGCCTCAACGTGGCCGATAGGAGCGGGCGTAGTGCCCTGCACCATGCAGTGCATAGTGGGCATCTCGAG ACGGTGAACCTGCTCCTGAACAAGGGAGCCAGCCTGAACGTCTGTGACAAAAAGGAGCGGCAGCCTCTGCACTGGGCAGCTTTTTTAG gGCATTTGGAGGTCCTGAAACTGCTGGTGGCACGGGGAGCGGACCTCGGCTGCAAGGACCGCAAGGGCTATGGACTGCTCCACACAGCTGCTGCCAGCGGCCAGATTGAAGTG ATCGATGAGCCCAACGCTTTTGGAAACACAGCTTTGCACATCGCCTGCTACCTGGGCCAGGATGCTGTGGCCATTGAGCTGGTGAACGCAGGAGCCAATGTCAACCAGCCGAATGACAAGGGCTTCACGCCACTGCATGTGGCTGCAGTCTCCACCAATGGCGCTCTCTGCTTGGAGCTGTTGGTCAATAACGGGGCTGATGTCAACTACCAG AGCAAAGAAGGAAAGAGTCCTCTGCACATGGCTGCCATCCATGGTCGTTTCACCCGCTCCCAGATCCTCATCCAGAATG GCAGCGAGATTGATTGTGCCGACAAATTTGGGAACACCCCACTGCACGTGGCTGCTCGCTACGGACACGAGCTGCTCATCAGCACCCTCATGACCAACGGCGCGGATACTGCCCG GCGCGGCATTCACGACATGTTCCCTCTGCACTTAGCTGTTCTCTTTGGATTCTCTGACTGTTGTCGTAAGCTTCTTTCCTCAG GTCAGCTGTACAGCATTGTGTCTTCACTCAGCAACGAGCACGTGCTTTCAGCCGGGTTTGACATCAATACGCCTGACAACCTTGGCCGCACCTGTCTTCATGCTGCTGCTTCTGGAGG GAATGTTGAATGTCTTAATTTGCTGTTGAGCAGTGGAGCTGACTTGAGGAGAAGAGACAAATTCGGAAG gaccccACTGCACTATGCAGCCGCCAATGGCAGCTACCAGTGTGCAGTCACATTGGTGACGGCTGGCGCAGGTGTCAATGAGGCCGACTGTAAAGGCTGCTCTCCCCTCCATTACGCTGCTGCCTCTGACACCTACAGGAG AGCGGAGCCCCACTCATCTTCCAGCCACGATGCTGAAGAGGACGAGCCACTGAAGGAGTCCCGCAGGAAAGAGGCCTTCTT CTGTCTGGAGTTCTTACTGGATAACGGTGCAGACCCCTCCCTGCGGGACAGGCAGGGCTACACAGCCGTGCACTATGCAGCCGCCTACGGCAACAGACAGAACCTCGAGCTG CTCTTAGAAATGTCCTTTAACTGCCTGGAGGATGTGGAGAGCACCATTCCAGTCAGCCCTTTGCACTTAGCT GCCTACAACGGTCACTGTGAAGCCCTGAAGACACTGGCTGAGACGCTGGTGAACCTGGATGTAAGGGACCACAAAGGCCGGACCGCGCTCTTCCTGGCCACTGAGCGAGGCTCTACTGAGTGTGTGGAGGTGCTTACGGCCCACGGCGCCTCCGCACTCATCAAGGAGCGCAAACGCAAGTGGACGCCCCTGCACGCTGCTG CCGCCTCTGGCCACACTGATTCCCTGCACTTGCTGATCGACAGTGGGGAACGAGCTGACATCACAGATGTCATGGATGCCTATGGACA AACCCCACTGATGCTGGCCATCATGAATGGCCACGTGGATTGTGTCCATCTGCTGCTAGAGAAAGGATCCACAGCTGATGCTGCTGACCTCCGGGGCCGCACCGCCCTCCACCGTGGG GCAGTGACTGGCTGTGAGGACTGCCTGGCTGCCCTGCTGGACCACGACGCATTTGTGCTGTGCCGAGACTTCAAGGGCCGCACCCCCATTCACCTGGCCTCAGCCTGTGGCCACACTGCAGTGCTGCGGACCCTGCTGCAGGCTGCTCTTTCCACAGACCCCCTGGATGCTGGCGTGGATTACAGTGGATACTCGCCCATGCACTGGGCCTCCTACACTG GACATGAAGATTGTCTGGAGTTGTTACTTGAACACAGCCCGTTTTCATACCTGGAGGGAAACCCCTTCACTCCTTTGCACTGTGCAGT AATTAATAACCAGGACAGCACCACAGAGATGCTGCTGGGAGCTCTGGGTGCCAAGATTGTGAACAGCCGAGATGCCAAAGGACG GACCCCTCTTCACGCCGCTGCCTTCGCGGACAATATATCTGGGCTCCGGATGCTACTGCAGCATCAAGCCGAGGTGAACGCCACTGACCACACTGGCCGCACTGCGCTCATGACGGCGGCCGAGAACGGCCAGACCGCTGCTGTGG AATTTCTGCTGTATCGAGGGAAGGCAGACCTTACTGTGCTGGATGAGAACAAGAACACTGCCCTCCACTTGGCTTGTAGCAAG GGCCATGAGAAATGTGCCCTCATGATCCTGGCAGAAACCCAAGACCTTGGCCTTATCAATGCTACCAACAGTGCGCTGCAGAT gCCACTCCACATTGCTGCCCGGAACGGTCTAGCTTCTGTGGTACAGGCCCTCCTGAGTCGTGGGGCCACAGTGCTGGCTGTGGATGAAGAAG GTCACACCCCAGCGCTGGCCTGCGCCCCCAACAAAGATGTGGCCGACTGCCTGGCCTTGATCCTCTCCACCATGAAGCCTTTCCCACCCAAGGACGCTGTCAGTCCTTTCAGCTTCAGCCTGCTCAAGAACTGCGGCATCGCAGCAGCCAAGACGGTGGGTGGCTGCGGCGCCCTGCCCCATGGGGCCTCTTGCCCCTACAGCCAGGAGCGGCACGGCGCCATCGGGTTAGACGGCTGCTACTCGGAGTAG